TGGTCGGGAAGGAAGAAATTTTCTTCGGCTTAATATTGGCTGTTCACGATTCAAGGTAAAAGATGGACTTGAAAGATTACTTAAAAGTATTCAAGCTATATAAAAAAATATCCAAACATAGGGTTTGGATATTTTTATTAGGATGGTTAATCAGTTGATAAGCTTACTGAGTATTTTTGTAATTTCTTCGGGTGTTTCTTTACGTTTACGACGAATCCAGGCCTGTGTAAGACCAAACATAGCATTAGCATAATAAGTCGCAGCATAAATTTTACCCAAGCGACCAAGATTATTTCTTCTTGAATCTCTTGGTATAATGGAATGTTCAATCATACTTTTTAACTTAGCTTGCATGAATTGGTGGATTTCCTTGCTGCCGTTTTCAGAAAGCAGAGCTGCGTAGATTTCATTATTATCTAAAAATTCATAGGTCTCAAGCATTGTTTTTTGCAAGTCTCCATCATTTTTTTCAAAGACATATTGAATTGTGTTGATCAATGTTTTTTGATACTGATCAATCATTTCATACTTGTCTTGATAATGCGTATAAAATCCGCTACGACTAATCTTTGCCACTTTAACGAGCTCAGTGGTTGTAATTTGATCAAATGGCTTTTCATGTAAAAGTTGAGTCATTGCATCGCGAAGTCGCGCTTTTGTACGTTCTTTTCTATTCTCCACAGTGTATCCTTTTCCCTACGCAACAAGTGCTGTCTTAAAACTTTAGATCACTATAATTATAACATTTTTTAGACGTTGTGTCTATAAAATGATTTATAAATTATCTTTTTCTCTCCTCGTCAAATGTTTAAAAATGTGATAGAATAACAATGTCAAATAGATTTTACAATGAGAATGTGGAGAAATTTATGAGCGAAGAAAACAAATATTCTGATGCACAAATAGAAGAAATTAAAACAAAGATTTTAGCAGCCTTGGAGACAGTTATTGACCCTGAATTAGGTATTGATATCATTAACTTAGGCTTGGTCTATGAAATTTCCTTTGAGGATAACGGATTTACAGAA
This window of the Lactococcus garvieae subsp. garvieae genome carries:
- a CDS encoding TetR/AcrR family transcriptional regulator, which encodes MENRKERTKARLRDAMTQLLHEKPFDQITTTELVKVAKISRSGFYTHYQDKYEMIDQYQKTLINTIQYVFEKNDGDLQKTMLETYEFLDNNEIYAALLSENGSKEIHQFMQAKLKSMIEHSIIPRDSRRNNLGRLGKIYAATYYANAMFGLTQAWIRRKRKETPEEITKILSKLIN